In Streptomyces thermolilacinus SPC6, a single genomic region encodes these proteins:
- a CDS encoding S1 family peptidase: MRIRRTTPRTTSSGTLGTPGTGSAGRRRLLAAAAGLAAAAALTVPATTASAADAPAAAAATAEQLDAAGEAVLAADVAGTAWHVDPATRTLVVTADSTVSRAGIAEIKRAAGAHTAAVRVERTSGKLSRYLDGGDAVHADAGWRCSAGFNVVRDGVYYFLTAGHCTDGAGTWYANSGRSTVIGPTAGSSFPGNDYGLVRYDNPSLAHPGTAGGTDITGAADATIGMSVTRTGSTTGTHRGTVTGLNATVNYGGGDIVRGMIRTDVCAEPGDSGGPLYSGSLAIGLTSGGSGNCRTGGTTFYQPVTEALKAYRVSVY, translated from the coding sequence GTGAGGATCAGGCGCACCACCCCCCGCACCACCTCTTCCGGCACCCTCGGCACCCCCGGCACCGGCTCCGCCGGACGGCGCCGACTGCTCGCCGCCGCCGCCGGACTGGCGGCCGCCGCCGCGCTCACCGTCCCCGCCACCACCGCCAGCGCCGCCGACGCCCCGGCCGCCGCGGCGGCCACCGCCGAACAGCTGGACGCCGCCGGTGAGGCGGTGCTCGCCGCCGACGTCGCCGGTACCGCCTGGCACGTCGATCCGGCGACCCGCACCCTCGTCGTGACCGCCGACTCGACCGTGTCCCGCGCCGGGATCGCCGAGATCAAGCGCGCGGCCGGGGCGCACACGGCCGCCGTCCGCGTCGAGCGGACCTCCGGCAAGCTGTCCCGCTACCTCGACGGCGGCGACGCCGTCCACGCCGACGCCGGCTGGCGCTGCTCGGCCGGTTTCAACGTCGTCCGCGACGGCGTGTACTACTTCCTCACCGCCGGGCACTGCACGGACGGTGCCGGTACCTGGTACGCCAACTCAGGGCGGAGCACGGTCATCGGGCCCACGGCCGGGTCCAGCTTCCCGGGCAACGACTACGGCCTGGTGCGGTACGACAACCCGTCCCTGGCCCACCCGGGCACGGCCGGCGGCACCGACATCACCGGGGCGGCCGACGCCACCATCGGCATGTCCGTCACCCGTACCGGCTCCACCACCGGCACCCACCGGGGCACGGTCACCGGGCTGAACGCCACCGTCAACTACGGCGGCGGCGACATCGTGCGCGGCATGATCCGCACCGATGTGTGCGCCGAGCCCGGCGACAGCGGCGGGCCCCTGTACTCCGGCAGCCTCGCCATCGGGCTCACCTCCGGCGGCAGCGGCAACTGCCGCACCGGCGGGACGACCTTCTACCAGCCCGTCACCGAGGCCCTCAAGGCGTACCGGGTCAGCGTCTACTGA
- a CDS encoding S1 family peptidase produces the protein MNHRRIPRRHAVVAGGAAVALLGAAVTFQTANASDDVARFEARTMSATAAGNLASSLGKRLHDADTAGAYYDTKSRTLVVNVVDEKAAETVRRAGGRARVVEHSLAELKSARETLKDRATMPGTSWAVDPVTNKVVVTADRTVQGASWEKLTQVVGGLGGKAELKRSAGTFTPFVAGGDAITSGGGRCSLGFNVLRNGLPHFLTAGHCGRAGSAWAARQGGEPFGTMVDSRFPGNDFALVRYDRDVSRPSAVNLYDGTVRRITRAADAAVGMRVVRSGSTTQVSDGRVTGFDATVNYGNGQVVEGLIQTDVCAEPGDSGGSLFADDAAIGLTSGGSGDCANGGVTFFQPVTEALAAYGAQIG, from the coding sequence TTGAATCACCGGCGCATACCCAGGAGGCACGCGGTCGTCGCGGGCGGAGCCGCGGTGGCGCTGCTGGGAGCCGCGGTCACCTTCCAGACTGCGAACGCCAGCGACGACGTGGCGCGGTTCGAGGCCAGGACCATGTCCGCCACCGCGGCCGGAAATCTCGCCTCCTCGCTCGGCAAGCGGCTGCACGACGCCGACACCGCCGGCGCGTACTACGACACGAAGAGCCGCACGCTCGTGGTGAACGTCGTGGACGAGAAGGCGGCCGAGACGGTCCGCCGGGCGGGCGGCCGGGCGCGGGTGGTCGAGCACTCCCTGGCCGAGCTGAAGTCGGCGCGCGAGACGCTGAAGGACCGGGCGACGATGCCCGGCACCTCCTGGGCCGTCGACCCGGTCACCAACAAGGTCGTCGTCACCGCCGACCGCACCGTCCAGGGCGCGTCCTGGGAGAAGCTCACCCAGGTCGTCGGCGGCCTCGGCGGCAAGGCGGAGCTGAAGCGGTCCGCCGGTACGTTCACGCCGTTCGTCGCGGGCGGCGACGCCATCACCAGCGGCGGCGGGCGCTGCTCCCTCGGCTTCAACGTCCTCAGGAACGGCCTGCCGCACTTCCTCACCGCCGGCCACTGCGGCCGGGCCGGGTCCGCCTGGGCAGCCCGGCAGGGGGGCGAGCCGTTCGGCACGATGGTCGACTCGCGGTTCCCCGGCAACGACTTCGCGCTGGTCAGGTACGACCGCGACGTCAGCCGTCCGAGCGCCGTCAACCTGTACGACGGCACCGTCCGGCGGATCACCCGCGCCGCCGACGCGGCCGTCGGCATGCGGGTGGTCCGCAGCGGCTCCACGACGCAGGTGAGCGACGGCCGCGTCACCGGTTTCGACGCGACCGTCAACTACGGCAACGGCCAGGTCGTCGAGGGGCTCATCCAGACCGATGTGTGCGCCGAGCCCGGCGACAGCGGTGGCTCCCTCTTCGCCGATGACGCCGCCATCGGCCTGACCTCCGGCGGCAGCGGCGACTGCGCGAACGGCGGTGTCACCTTCTTCCAGCCCGTCACGGAGGCGCTCGCCGCGTACGGCGCGCAGATCGGCTGA
- a CDS encoding YhgE/Pip domain-containing protein, with protein MTFASEVRSAVTPRAALLVIGVLALQLLFIASYVGALHDPRPRDVPFGVVAPGAAAEQAAGRLAALPGDPLDPRVLSDEAEARRQILDRRIDGALVIDPRGTTDTLLVASGGGKALATALERITAEVEQPQRRTVRTVDVAAASARDFNGLSAFYLVVGWCVGGYLLASILAISAGSRPANTRRALIRLAALALSALLGGLGGAVIVGPVLGALPGSVAALWGLGALVVFSVGAVTLALQAVTGIVGIGLAVLLIVIAGNPSAGGAFPGPMLPDFWRTIGPGLPPGAGTWAARSIAYFRGNAVSGPLQVLSVWAVAGTVVTLVVSSLRRDDGTGTGTGMGGGEERPAPAGEA; from the coding sequence ATGACGTTCGCCTCCGAGGTGCGCAGCGCCGTCACTCCCAGGGCCGCCCTGCTGGTCATCGGCGTGCTGGCGCTCCAGCTGCTGTTCATCGCGTCCTACGTGGGTGCCCTGCACGACCCGAGGCCGCGGGACGTGCCGTTCGGGGTGGTCGCGCCGGGTGCCGCCGCCGAGCAGGCGGCGGGCCGCCTCGCCGCGCTGCCCGGCGACCCGCTCGACCCGCGGGTGCTGTCCGACGAGGCCGAGGCGCGGCGGCAGATCTTGGACCGGAGGATCGACGGCGCGCTGGTGATCGACCCGCGCGGCACCACCGACACGCTGCTGGTCGCCTCCGGCGGCGGCAAGGCCCTGGCGACCGCCCTGGAGCGGATCACGGCCGAGGTCGAACAGCCCCAGCGGCGCACGGTCCGCACGGTGGACGTCGCCGCGGCCTCCGCCCGGGACTTCAACGGCCTGTCCGCGTTCTACCTGGTCGTCGGCTGGTGCGTGGGCGGCTATCTGCTCGCGTCGATCCTGGCGATCAGCGCCGGGTCCCGGCCCGCCAACACCCGGCGGGCGCTCATCCGGCTCGCCGCCCTGGCGCTCTCCGCGCTGCTCGGCGGGCTGGGCGGCGCGGTCATCGTCGGCCCGGTGCTGGGCGCGCTGCCCGGGAGCGTCGCCGCCCTGTGGGGCCTGGGCGCGCTGGTCGTCTTCTCGGTCGGCGCGGTCACCCTGGCCCTCCAGGCGGTCACCGGCATCGTCGGCATCGGCCTGGCCGTGCTGCTGATCGTGATCGCCGGGAACCCGAGCGCGGGCGGCGCGTTCCCCGGCCCGATGCTGCCGGACTTCTGGCGGACGATCGGGCCCGGACTGCCGCCGGGCGCGGGCACCTGGGCGGCGCGGTCCATCGCGTACTTCCGGGGCAACGCCGTCTCGGGTCCGCTCCAGGTGCTGTCCGTCTGGGCGGTCGCCGGGACGGTGGTCACCCTGGTCGTCTCGTCGCTGCGCCGCGACGACGGCACCGGCACCGGCACCGGCATGGGCGGCGGCGAGGAGCGTCCGGCCCCGGCGGGCGAGGCGTAG